A single genomic interval of Alistipes provencensis harbors:
- a CDS encoding RsmE family RNA methyltransferase produces MQLFYAPDIMPPLHTLGEEESKHCVRVLRLRSGGRIHITDGRGNLFCCEITDDNPKRCTVRVVSTQHEFEKMPYALTLAVAPTKNPDRFEWLLEKATEVGTTEFLPLDTAHSERHVFKPSRGEKVITAAMKQSLKAYRPELHPLTPFREAVLRPFEGRRFIAHCTPARSPEGKAYLPDTLRAGEAAAVFIGPEGDFSPEEIDFALANGFEEVTLGTQRLRTETAALVATVMASVVNG; encoded by the coding sequence ATGCAACTATTTTACGCACCGGACATCATGCCGCCCCTGCACACGTTGGGCGAGGAGGAGTCGAAACACTGTGTCCGCGTACTGCGTCTGCGGAGCGGCGGGCGCATCCATATAACTGACGGACGGGGCAATTTATTTTGCTGCGAGATCACCGACGACAACCCCAAACGCTGTACGGTACGGGTTGTCAGCACCCAACATGAGTTCGAAAAAATGCCCTATGCGCTGACCCTCGCTGTCGCGCCGACGAAAAATCCCGACCGCTTCGAATGGCTGCTCGAAAAGGCCACCGAGGTCGGAACGACCGAATTCCTGCCCCTCGACACGGCCCACAGCGAACGGCATGTCTTCAAGCCCTCGCGGGGCGAGAAGGTCATCACCGCGGCGATGAAACAGTCGCTGAAAGCCTACCGTCCCGAACTGCATCCCCTCACGCCGTTCCGCGAGGCGGTGCTGCGCCCCTTCGAAGGGCGTCGCTTCATCGCCCACTGCACCCCGGCCCGGTCGCCCGAAGGCAAGGCCTACCTGCCCGACACGCTCCGCGCGGGCGAGGCCGCTGCGGTCTTCATCGGCCCCGAGGGGGATTTCTCACCCGAGGAGATCGATTTCGCCCTCGCCAACGGATTCGAGGAGGTCACGCTCGGCACCCAGCGTCTGCGCACCGAGACAGCGGCCCTCGTGGCAACAGTCATGGCCTCGGTCGTCAACGGATAA
- a CDS encoding M3 family metallopeptidase, producing MKRITAFLTLFLAMSLASCKSDKTVGENPFFTEWDTPYGVPPFDRIVPAHFLPALERGMSLHDAEIDAITSNNDAPTFENVILAYDDSGQMLAQVGLIFGMLCEAENTAEMQALQEQVMPLLAAHADKILLNEKLFERVKAVYDRRAALELDAEQSRLLEKTYRKFVRAGALLDAEQKARLKAINGELSLTSVKFGQNILAENNNYALMLESNDLDGIPTTARDQAREKAEAMGKKGKYAFTLHKPSLIPFLTYSQKRELREEIYKAYLNRCNNGDEYDNKQLINDFIRLRTEKAHLLGYPSYADYVVADEMAGTTDAVYKLLNEIWTPALESAKGELAEMEELFKKDHPDGEFASWDWWYYAEKVRKQKYQLEEEQLRPYFSLENVQGGIFFLANRLYGITFRPIVVPLYHPDAIAYEVLDADESHLGVLYFDYFPRDGKSQGAWCGNYVEQTYKDGKRVAPVVSIVCNFTRPTSNTPALLTLDEAETLFHEFGHALHFLFHDVKYRGLTEVEGDFVELPSQLMENWAFDPEVLKQYAVHYRSNEVIPEYLVAKLRRSGLFNQGFMTTELIAASLSDMDIHSIPEYEPFDPTEFERKALTEKRGLIPQIEPRYHYPYFSHIFDGGYSAGYYFYTWAAVLDKDVFEAFRESGDLFNKKIADDFRRKILARGGSEDGMTMYRDFRGKDPDKRAMLRSRGLWTDPEPVDSLAGSPEPAEGFRVKAVPEN from the coding sequence ATGAAACGTATTACCGCTTTCTTAACACTTTTTCTGGCCATGTCACTCGCCTCCTGCAAGTCTGATAAAACCGTGGGAGAAAATCCCTTTTTCACCGAGTGGGACACTCCCTACGGGGTGCCGCCGTTCGACCGGATCGTTCCCGCGCATTTCCTGCCCGCTCTGGAGCGCGGCATGTCGCTGCACGACGCCGAGATCGACGCCATCACGTCGAACAACGACGCGCCGACGTTCGAAAACGTCATCCTCGCCTACGACGATTCGGGGCAGATGCTCGCGCAGGTAGGGCTGATCTTCGGTATGCTGTGCGAGGCCGAGAACACCGCCGAGATGCAGGCCCTGCAGGAACAGGTGATGCCTCTGCTGGCGGCGCATGCCGACAAGATACTCCTGAACGAAAAGCTCTTCGAGCGGGTGAAGGCCGTCTATGACCGCCGCGCCGCGCTGGAACTCGACGCCGAACAGAGCCGTCTGCTGGAGAAGACCTACCGCAAGTTCGTGCGCGCCGGGGCGCTGCTCGACGCCGAACAGAAAGCCCGCCTGAAGGCCATCAACGGCGAACTGTCGCTGACGTCGGTGAAGTTCGGGCAGAATATCCTCGCCGAGAACAACAACTACGCGCTGATGCTCGAGTCGAACGATTTGGACGGTATCCCGACCACAGCCCGCGATCAGGCCCGCGAAAAGGCCGAGGCGATGGGCAAGAAGGGCAAGTATGCCTTCACGCTGCACAAACCCAGCCTGATCCCGTTCCTGACCTACTCCCAGAAGCGCGAGCTGCGCGAGGAGATTTACAAGGCGTATCTCAATCGCTGCAATAACGGCGACGAGTATGACAACAAACAGTTGATCAACGATTTCATCCGCCTGCGCACGGAGAAGGCCCATCTGCTGGGTTATCCGTCGTATGCCGACTACGTCGTGGCCGACGAGATGGCCGGGACGACCGACGCCGTCTACAAACTGCTGAACGAGATCTGGACGCCCGCGCTGGAGAGCGCCAAGGGCGAGCTGGCCGAGATGGAGGAGCTCTTCAAGAAGGATCATCCCGACGGGGAGTTCGCTTCGTGGGACTGGTGGTATTATGCCGAGAAGGTCCGCAAGCAGAAATACCAGTTGGAGGAGGAGCAGTTGCGGCCCTATTTCTCGCTGGAGAACGTGCAGGGAGGCATCTTCTTTCTGGCGAACCGGCTGTACGGCATCACGTTCCGCCCCATTGTCGTGCCGCTGTACCACCCCGATGCCATTGCCTACGAGGTGCTCGACGCCGACGAATCGCATCTGGGCGTGCTCTATTTCGACTACTTCCCGCGCGACGGAAAGAGTCAGGGTGCGTGGTGCGGCAACTATGTGGAGCAGACTTACAAGGACGGCAAGCGCGTGGCGCCCGTGGTGTCGATCGTCTGCAACTTCACCCGTCCCACGTCGAACACCCCGGCGCTGCTGACGCTCGACGAGGCCGAAACGCTGTTCCACGAGTTCGGGCATGCGCTCCATTTCCTGTTCCACGACGTGAAATACCGCGGTCTCACGGAGGTCGAGGGCGATTTCGTGGAGCTGCCCTCGCAGTTGATGGAGAACTGGGCCTTCGATCCCGAGGTGCTGAAGCAGTACGCCGTGCACTACCGTTCGAACGAGGTGATCCCGGAATATCTGGTCGCGAAGCTGCGCCGCAGCGGGCTGTTCAACCAAGGCTTCATGACCACCGAACTGATCGCCGCGTCGCTTTCGGACATGGACATCCACTCGATCCCGGAATACGAACCGTTCGACCCGACGGAATTCGAGCGCAAGGCCCTGACCGAAAAGCGGGGGCTGATCCCGCAGATCGAACCGCGTTACCACTATCCCTATTTCTCGCACATCTTCGACGGCGGATATTCCGCGGGCTACTATTTCTACACATGGGCTGCGGTGCTGGACAAGGATGTCTTCGAAGCCTTCCGCGAGAGCGGCGATTTGTTCAACAAGAAGATCGCCGACGACTTCCGCCGCAAGATCCTCGCCCGCGGCGGCTCGGAGGACGGCATGACCATGTACCGCGACTTCCGCGGCAAGGACCCCGACAAGCGGGCGATGCTCCGCAGCCGGGGGCTGTGGACCGACCCCGAGCCGGTCGATTCGCTGGCCGGCTCGCCTGAGCCTGCCGAAGGCTTCCGCGTAAAGGCTGTTCCCGAAAACTGA
- a CDS encoding DUF362 domain-containing protein translates to MAYKITDACVACGTCIGECPTEAISAGDIYVIDADKCIDCGTCAGVCPSEAIVSE, encoded by the coding sequence ATGGCTTACAAAATTACCGACGCGTGCGTAGCATGCGGTACCTGCATCGGCGAGTGCCCCACGGAGGCTATTTCGGCCGGCGACATCTATGTCATCGACGCTGACAAATGCATCGACTGCGGCACCTGCGCAGGCGTTTGCCCGAGCGAAGCAATCGTTTCGGAGTAA
- a CDS encoding M3 family metallopeptidase: MAAGCADNSIPKAQLPELDMSNPLLAAWDTPHETPPFSEIKLENYEPAFDAAIACSRAEVEAIVKNPKKPTFGNTIVALERQGELLNRISGLFFNLLEADSSDEMQEIAQRVQPKLTELSNDISLNPELFARVKYVYEHPGRLKKEDKKLLEDTYKGFARSGAALSDADKELYRQYSSELSALTLQFGQNALAATNAFTLNITDPKVVAELPAFVKEGMAAEAKARGEKGWTVTLQYPSYLPFMTYSSNRALKEKLWRASGSKALGGQFDNTEIVKKIVNTRLKIANLLGYKCYADYVLENRMAENTKTVNDFLAELLAETKSYADADYRMVADYAASLGFKGELMPWDWAYYTEKYKDEKYALNDELVKPYLKLENVKKGVFMLANKLYGLNFTPNEKIAVYHPDVTAYDVTDADGRFMAVLYLDFFPRASKRSGAWMTEFRGTKIEDGVETRPLVSLVMNFTKPTETTPSLLTFDEMETFLHEFGHALHGMLGEGRYESLTGTSVYRDFVELPSQIMENWATEKEFLDLWAVHYETGEPIPAEIVDRIVAAQNYLAAYANVRQLSFGMTDMAWHTLTEPFEGDVEQFEVASMAPTQVMPVIAGTAMAPSFGHIFSGGYAAGYYGYKWAEVLEADAFSLFKEKGIFSREVASSFRDNILSKGGTEHPMKLYEKFRGHKPETKALIEKMGLGK; encoded by the coding sequence ATGGCGGCAGGCTGTGCCGACAATTCGATTCCCAAAGCACAACTGCCCGAACTCGATATGTCGAATCCCCTGCTCGCGGCGTGGGATACGCCCCACGAGACCCCGCCGTTCTCCGAGATAAAGCTGGAGAACTACGAGCCGGCGTTCGACGCCGCAATCGCCTGCTCGCGCGCCGAGGTCGAGGCGATCGTCAAGAACCCCAAGAAGCCGACCTTCGGCAACACGATCGTGGCGCTGGAGCGTCAGGGCGAGTTGCTCAACCGCATCTCGGGGCTCTTCTTCAACCTGCTCGAAGCCGATTCGTCGGACGAGATGCAGGAGATCGCACAGCGCGTGCAGCCCAAGCTGACGGAGCTGTCGAACGACATTTCGCTCAACCCCGAATTGTTCGCCCGCGTGAAATACGTCTATGAGCATCCGGGACGCCTCAAGAAAGAGGATAAGAAACTGTTGGAGGATACCTACAAAGGTTTCGCCCGCAGCGGCGCGGCTCTCTCCGACGCCGACAAGGAGCTCTACCGCCAGTACTCTTCGGAGCTGTCGGCGCTGACGCTGCAGTTCGGGCAGAACGCCCTCGCGGCGACCAACGCCTTTACGCTCAACATTACCGATCCGAAGGTGGTGGCCGAGCTGCCGGCATTCGTGAAGGAGGGGATGGCCGCCGAGGCCAAGGCCCGCGGCGAGAAGGGCTGGACGGTGACGCTCCAGTACCCCAGCTACCTGCCGTTCATGACCTATTCGTCGAACCGCGCCCTGAAGGAGAAGCTCTGGCGTGCCAGCGGCTCCAAGGCGCTGGGCGGCCAGTTCGACAACACGGAGATCGTGAAGAAGATCGTCAACACGCGGTTGAAGATTGCCAACCTGCTGGGTTACAAGTGTTATGCGGATTATGTGCTCGAAAACCGCATGGCCGAGAACACCAAGACCGTCAACGATTTCCTTGCCGAACTGCTCGCCGAAACCAAAAGCTATGCCGACGCCGATTACCGCATGGTCGCCGACTATGCCGCGTCGCTCGGCTTCAAGGGCGAGCTGATGCCTTGGGACTGGGCTTACTACACCGAGAAATACAAGGATGAGAAATATGCCCTGAACGACGAGTTGGTGAAGCCTTACCTGAAACTCGAGAACGTGAAGAAGGGCGTCTTCATGCTGGCCAACAAACTCTACGGACTGAATTTCACACCCAACGAGAAGATCGCGGTCTACCACCCCGACGTGACGGCTTACGATGTGACGGATGCCGACGGCCGCTTCATGGCGGTGCTTTACCTCGATTTCTTCCCCCGTGCCTCGAAGCGTTCGGGTGCGTGGATGACCGAGTTCCGCGGTACGAAGATCGAGGACGGTGTGGAGACCCGTCCGCTGGTGTCGCTGGTGATGAACTTCACCAAGCCCACCGAGACGACGCCTTCGCTGCTGACTTTCGACGAAATGGAGACCTTCCTCCACGAGTTCGGCCACGCCCTTCACGGCATGCTGGGCGAGGGCAGGTACGAGTCGCTGACCGGAACGAGCGTCTACCGCGACTTCGTGGAGCTGCCCTCGCAGATCATGGAGAACTGGGCCACGGAGAAGGAGTTCCTCGACCTGTGGGCCGTGCATTACGAGACCGGCGAGCCTATCCCGGCCGAGATCGTCGACCGCATCGTCGCTGCGCAGAACTATCTGGCGGCTTACGCCAACGTGCGCCAGCTCTCGTTCGGCATGACCGACATGGCTTGGCATACGCTCACCGAGCCGTTCGAAGGCGACGTGGAGCAGTTCGAGGTAGCTTCGATGGCTCCGACACAGGTGATGCCCGTCATTGCGGGAACCGCGATGGCGCCCTCGTTCGGACACATCTTCTCGGGCGGGTACGCCGCAGGCTACTACGGTTACAAGTGGGCCGAGGTGCTCGAGGCCGACGCTTTCTCGCTCTTCAAGGAGAAAGGCATCTTCAGCCGCGAGGTGGCCTCGTCGTTCCGCGACAACATCCTTTCGAAAGGCGGTACGGAGCATCCGATGAAGCTCTACGAGAAGTTCCGCGGTCACAAGCCCGAAACCAAGGCCCTGATCGAGAAAATGGGGCTCGGAAAATAG
- a CDS encoding class I SAM-dependent methyltransferase, producing MQELLTPDFGDYELIDTGDFEKLERFGRYVTRRPEPQAIWRRTLPEEEWRELGTPVVGEYGLLYSGDFEQWAGCGRYVTGRPAMLASWRRTLPEEEWWRAADAAFLRDARSDERGEWRLAPKTPDRWTVEYAYREMRLRMRLGLTSFKHVGIFPEQAANWNFIYDECRALAGDSGGAKVLNLFAYTGGATLAARAAGAEVTHVDSVKQVVTWARENMELSGLEGVRWIVEDALKFVQREVRRGSRYRGIILDPPAYGRGANGEKWVLEDNICEMLACCAQLLEPENAFLVLNLYSMGLSSTLARTAVRQAFGAPRTEQWGELYFPDRAGKELPLGTYYRFTR from the coding sequence ATGCAGGAACTTTTGACACCCGATTTCGGGGATTACGAACTGATCGACACGGGCGATTTCGAGAAACTGGAACGCTTCGGGCGTTATGTGACGCGCCGTCCCGAGCCGCAGGCCATCTGGCGGCGGACGCTTCCGGAGGAGGAGTGGCGGGAACTCGGGACACCCGTTGTGGGGGAGTACGGGCTGCTGTACTCGGGCGATTTCGAGCAATGGGCGGGGTGCGGGCGGTACGTGACCGGCCGGCCCGCGATGCTGGCGAGCTGGCGGCGGACGCTTCCGGAGGAGGAGTGGTGGCGCGCGGCCGACGCCGCGTTCCTGCGCGACGCCCGCAGCGACGAGCGGGGCGAATGGCGCCTTGCGCCCAAGACTCCCGACCGCTGGACGGTGGAGTATGCCTACCGGGAGATGCGGCTGCGCATGCGGCTGGGGCTCACGTCGTTCAAGCATGTGGGCATCTTCCCCGAGCAGGCCGCCAACTGGAACTTCATCTACGACGAGTGCCGGGCGCTGGCCGGGGATTCGGGCGGTGCGAAGGTGCTGAACCTCTTTGCCTATACGGGCGGAGCGACGCTGGCGGCCCGTGCCGCCGGGGCCGAGGTGACGCACGTCGATTCGGTGAAGCAGGTGGTGACGTGGGCGCGCGAGAACATGGAGCTGAGCGGTCTGGAGGGTGTGCGGTGGATCGTCGAGGATGCGCTGAAATTCGTGCAGCGCGAAGTTCGCCGCGGCAGCCGCTATCGGGGTATCATTCTCGATCCCCCGGCTTACGGGCGCGGGGCCAACGGCGAGAAGTGGGTGCTGGAGGACAACATCTGCGAGATGCTGGCCTGCTGTGCGCAGTTGCTGGAGCCGGAAAACGCCTTCCTCGTGCTGAACCTCTATTCGATGGGGCTTTCGTCGACGCTGGCCCGCACCGCCGTCAGGCAGGCGTTCGGGGCCCCGCGCACGGAGCAGTGGGGCGAACTGTACTTCCCGGACCGGGCCGGCAAAGAGCTGCCGCTGGGGACTTATTACCGGTTCACGCGATAG
- a CDS encoding chromate transporter, translating into MQRLHTIFLSFFKIGLFTFGGGYAMLPLIERELITKRKWIEQKEFLDLLTLAQSVPGPIAVNTSVFVGYKVRGLGGAVAALLGSVLPSFAIILAIALFFADIRQNPVVDAAFKGMRPAVVALIIGPVISLARGMHWTMFGVIAVAALAVWGLGLSPIWVLVTAALLGIAWELIIVKKKGKQ; encoded by the coding sequence ATGCAACGTCTCCACACCATTTTCCTGTCGTTCTTCAAGATCGGGCTCTTCACCTTCGGCGGCGGCTACGCCATGCTGCCGCTGATCGAGCGGGAACTCATCACCAAACGCAAGTGGATCGAGCAGAAGGAGTTCCTCGACCTGCTGACCCTCGCGCAGTCGGTCCCGGGACCCATCGCCGTCAACACCTCGGTGTTCGTGGGCTACAAGGTCCGCGGTCTGGGCGGCGCCGTGGCGGCCCTGCTGGGTTCCGTGCTGCCGTCGTTCGCCATCATTCTGGCCATCGCGCTCTTCTTCGCCGACATCCGCCAGAACCCGGTCGTCGACGCCGCTTTCAAGGGCATGCGCCCGGCCGTCGTGGCGCTCATCATCGGCCCGGTCATCTCGCTGGCCCGGGGCATGCACTGGACGATGTTCGGGGTCATCGCCGTCGCGGCCCTCGCAGTCTGGGGGCTGGGGCTGTCACCGATCTGGGTGCTCGTCACCGCCGCCCTGCTGGGCATCGCATGGGAACTGATTATCGTTAAAAAGAAAGGAAAGCAATGA
- the serS gene encoding serine--tRNA ligase, producing the protein MLTIKQIRDDKEAAVRKLAKKGVDAAPVIEKIIDFDDRRKAIQLEMDNTLAAQNKAAKEIGALMGQGRREEAEERKRFVADLKEKSSRLQAELCDAQQELQAAIVSLPNFPAEIVPEGRTAEDNLVVKLEENYTALPENPLPHWELARKYDIIDFDLGVKLTGAGFPVYKGQGARLQRALINYFLDCNTKAGYLEVEPPVMVNEASGFGTGQLPDKEGQMYHATVDNFYLVPTAEVPVTNIYRDVILEKADFPVKMTAYTPCFRREAGSYGKDVRGLNRLHQFDKVEIVQLSLPENSYEALDGMVAHVEGIVKSLGLPYRILRLCGGDMSFTSALTYDFEVYSEAQKRWLEVSSVSNFESFQANRLKLRYRDEEKKIQLAHTLNGSSLALPRIVAALLENFQTPEGIRIPEVLVPYTGFDFIK; encoded by the coding sequence ATGCTTACGATAAAGCAAATCCGCGATGACAAAGAGGCCGCCGTCCGCAAGTTGGCGAAAAAAGGCGTGGACGCCGCACCCGTCATCGAGAAGATCATCGACTTCGACGACCGGCGCAAAGCCATCCAGCTCGAGATGGACAACACGCTGGCCGCCCAGAACAAAGCCGCCAAGGAGATCGGCGCGCTGATGGGACAGGGCCGCCGCGAGGAGGCCGAGGAGCGCAAACGCTTCGTGGCCGACCTCAAGGAGAAATCCTCGCGCCTGCAGGCCGAGTTGTGCGACGCCCAGCAGGAGCTGCAGGCCGCCATCGTCTCGCTGCCGAACTTCCCCGCCGAGATCGTCCCCGAGGGCAGGACCGCCGAGGACAACCTCGTGGTGAAACTCGAGGAGAACTACACGGCGCTTCCCGAAAACCCGCTGCCCCACTGGGAGCTGGCCCGCAAATACGACATCATCGATTTCGATCTGGGCGTGAAGCTCACCGGCGCCGGATTCCCCGTCTACAAGGGACAGGGCGCACGGCTCCAGCGCGCGCTTATCAACTATTTCCTCGACTGCAACACCAAGGCCGGTTATCTGGAGGTCGAGCCGCCCGTGATGGTCAACGAGGCTTCGGGCTTCGGCACGGGGCAGCTTCCCGACAAGGAGGGGCAGATGTACCACGCCACGGTGGACAATTTCTACTTGGTCCCCACAGCCGAGGTTCCCGTGACGAACATCTACCGCGACGTGATCCTCGAGAAGGCCGATTTCCCGGTGAAGATGACCGCCTACACCCCCTGCTTCCGCCGCGAGGCCGGCTCCTACGGCAAGGACGTGCGCGGCCTGAACCGCCTGCACCAGTTCGACAAGGTGGAGATCGTGCAGTTGTCGCTGCCCGAGAACTCCTACGAAGCGCTGGACGGCATGGTGGCCCATGTCGAAGGAATCGTCAAGTCGCTGGGCCTTCCCTACCGCATCCTGCGGCTGTGCGGCGGCGACATGTCGTTCACCTCGGCGCTGACCTACGACTTCGAGGTCTACTCCGAAGCCCAGAAACGCTGGCTCGAAGTGTCGTCGGTGTCGAACTTCGAATCGTTCCAAGCCAACCGCCTCAAGCTCCGCTACCGCGACGAAGAGAAGAAAATCCAACTGGCACACACCCTGAACGGCTCCTCGCTGGCCCTGCCGCGCATCGTGGCGGCGCTGCTGGAGAACTTCCAGACCCCCGAAGGCATCCGCATCCCCGAGGTGCTGGTTCCCTACACGGGTTTTGATTTTATCAAATAA
- a CDS encoding chromate transporter, which yields MILWQLFLSYLKIGFFGFGGGYAMLSLIQNEVVVQHQWMTNAQFADIVAVSQITPGPIAINSATYVGYSVGVQTGHIWCGILGSVIATFAVCLPSLTLMILVARFFMRLKHNRLVEGAMRGMRPAVIGMIAAAALLLIFPHSDAPGDQNFIDAWSWVLFGGVFAGSWRKVNPILLIVLSAAAGILIYYVFGL from the coding sequence ATGATCCTCTGGCAACTCTTCCTATCATACCTCAAGATAGGCTTCTTCGGGTTCGGCGGAGGCTACGCCATGCTGTCGCTGATCCAGAACGAGGTGGTCGTACAGCACCAGTGGATGACCAACGCCCAGTTTGCCGACATCGTCGCCGTGTCGCAGATCACCCCCGGCCCCATCGCCATCAACTCGGCGACCTATGTGGGTTACAGCGTCGGAGTCCAGACCGGACACATCTGGTGCGGCATCCTCGGGTCGGTGATCGCCACCTTCGCCGTCTGCCTGCCGTCGCTCACGCTGATGATCCTCGTGGCGCGCTTCTTCATGCGCCTCAAACACAACCGGCTGGTCGAGGGGGCCATGCGGGGCATGCGCCCGGCGGTGATCGGGATGATCGCCGCGGCGGCCCTGCTGCTGATCTTCCCCCACAGCGACGCCCCCGGCGACCAGAATTTCATCGACGCTTGGAGTTGGGTGCTGTTCGGCGGAGTTTTCGCGGGGTCGTGGCGCAAGGTCAACCCCATCCTGCTGATCGTCCTTTCGGCCGCCGCAGGAATCCTGATCTACTACGTCTTCGGCCTCTAA
- a CDS encoding peptidase U32 family protein — translation MKTVELLAPAKDYASAVAAVDYGADAVYIGGAKFGARQAAGNAAEEIARVAEYAHRFGVRVHATLNTLLWDDELEEAERQARELIAAGVDALIVQDMALRRMSLPVELHASTQVCNSTPEGARFLGETGFARVILERNLSLDEIRAICSATTAEVECFVHGAICVGYSGRCFLSRSMSGRSGNRGACSQPCRLAWDLTDGKGRTYIPGKHLLSVRDMNLSQRIGDLLDAGVTSFKIEGRLKDTNYIRNVVAYYRWAVDEALAVRQGFVRSSVGESVPDFTPDPSKSFTRGESEYFFAGKRPGVASFDTPKAVGEQVGRVAKVVGSGFVLSGEAELAPGDGICFISPRGVTGTNINAVEGRRITPNRMDGIVAGAAVYRNSDRLFNLRLERSRTRRVIPAAAVVEASAEGFTITYTDCEGVAASAGRTVPLDTAKNPGANASALRVQAMKSGDTIFTVRDAEVRGAEWFVPASLAAEVRREAFAALDEARRNRPLEHRILPDDPAARYPSEELTAEENVTNRLAEAFYRDHGVVRIERGLDLAPTTAGHRVMRSAYCIRREIGECLRERPQLRGDLYLEHGAHRYRLEFDCAACEMSLIDCTKNRK, via the coding sequence GTGAAAACCGTCGAATTGTTAGCCCCCGCCAAAGATTATGCCTCGGCCGTGGCCGCCGTGGATTACGGCGCCGACGCCGTCTATATCGGCGGTGCGAAGTTCGGGGCCCGGCAGGCCGCGGGCAATGCGGCGGAGGAGATCGCCCGCGTCGCGGAGTACGCCCACCGCTTCGGCGTAAGGGTCCACGCCACGCTCAACACGCTGCTGTGGGACGACGAACTGGAGGAGGCCGAACGGCAGGCCCGCGAGCTGATCGCCGCGGGTGTCGATGCGCTGATCGTACAGGACATGGCCCTGCGGCGGATGTCGCTGCCCGTCGAACTCCACGCCTCGACGCAGGTCTGCAACTCGACGCCCGAGGGGGCGCGGTTTCTGGGCGAGACGGGTTTTGCCCGGGTGATCCTCGAACGGAACCTGTCGCTGGACGAAATCCGGGCGATCTGCTCGGCCACGACGGCCGAGGTCGAATGTTTCGTCCACGGGGCGATCTGCGTGGGGTACAGCGGCCGCTGCTTCCTTTCGCGGTCGATGTCCGGACGCAGCGGCAACCGGGGTGCTTGCAGCCAGCCCTGCCGGTTGGCGTGGGACCTCACCGACGGAAAAGGACGCACATACATCCCCGGTAAGCACCTGCTGTCGGTGCGCGACATGAACCTCTCGCAACGCATCGGCGACCTGCTGGATGCGGGCGTCACCTCGTTCAAGATCGAGGGCCGTCTGAAAGACACCAATTATATCAGGAACGTTGTGGCTTACTACCGCTGGGCGGTGGACGAGGCGCTGGCCGTGCGGCAGGGATTCGTGCGGTCGTCTGTCGGCGAGAGCGTTCCGGACTTTACGCCCGATCCGTCGAAGAGTTTCACGCGCGGGGAATCCGAATATTTCTTTGCCGGAAAGCGTCCCGGCGTGGCGTCGTTCGACACCCCGAAGGCCGTCGGTGAGCAGGTGGGGCGTGTGGCGAAGGTTGTCGGGAGCGGGTTCGTACTCTCCGGAGAGGCTGAACTGGCCCCGGGCGACGGCATCTGCTTCATCTCGCCCCGCGGGGTGACCGGAACCAATATCAATGCCGTGGAGGGGCGCCGCATCACTCCCAACCGCATGGATGGGATCGTCGCGGGGGCGGCGGTTTACCGCAATTCCGATAGGCTGTTCAACCTCCGGCTGGAGCGCAGCCGCACGCGGCGGGTGATTCCCGCTGCGGCCGTCGTAGAGGCTTCGGCGGAGGGATTTACGATAACTTACACCGACTGCGAGGGCGTTGCGGCTTCGGCCGGGCGCACTGTGCCGCTCGACACGGCGAAGAACCCCGGCGCCAATGCTTCGGCACTGCGTGTGCAGGCCATGAAGTCGGGCGACACGATCTTCACGGTGCGGGATGCGGAGGTGCGGGGTGCGGAGTGGTTCGTGCCGGCGTCGCTGGCCGCCGAGGTGCGCCGCGAGGCTTTTGCCGCCTTGGACGAGGCGCGCCGGAACAGGCCGCTGGAGCACCGCATCCTGCCGGACGATCCGGCGGCGCGGTATCCCTCGGAAGAGCTGACGGCCGAGGAGAATGTCACCAACCGGCTGGCCGAGGCGTTCTACCGCGACCACGGGGTGGTGCGGATCGAGCGGGGGCTGGACCTTGCGCCGACGACCGCCGGGCATCGGGTGATGCGTTCGGCCTACTGCATCCGCCGCGAGATCGGCGAATGTCTCAGGGAGCGTCCGCAGTTGCGCGGCGATCTCTATCTGGAGCACGGTGCGCACCGTTACCGGCTGGAATTCGACTGCGCGGCCTGCGAAATGTCATTGATTGATTGCACGAAAAACCGGAAATAA